In the Octadecabacter sp. SW4 genome, one interval contains:
- a CDS encoding Hsp20/alpha crystallin family protein, which yields MSKKKSEIEVRTETPPATVEGWPSMLSLRNEIDRLFDDFGAGLWRQPLSRRVHSLFPASAEWALQPATELVECDGEYRITAELPGMTAEDIDIKLSDGTITIRGEKSEEKKEEKEDYLVSERRYGEFQRTLSLPSGVNAEAVSADFTHGVLTVTLPKTPEAKQKERKVAVKSAA from the coding sequence ATGTCCAAGAAGAAGTCCGAGATTGAAGTTCGCACAGAGACGCCACCAGCGACCGTCGAGGGGTGGCCATCGATGCTTTCGCTCAGAAACGAGATCGACCGATTGTTTGACGATTTTGGCGCAGGACTCTGGCGGCAACCGCTGTCACGCCGGGTTCATTCATTGTTCCCCGCAAGTGCTGAATGGGCGCTGCAGCCGGCGACAGAACTTGTGGAATGTGACGGCGAATACCGGATCACAGCCGAATTGCCGGGAATGACCGCCGAGGATATCGACATCAAGCTGAGTGATGGAACGATTACCATTCGCGGTGAAAAATCCGAGGAGAAGAAAGAGGAGAAGGAGGACTACCTCGTGAGTGAACGCCGCTACGGGGAATTCCAGCGGACCCTTTCCCTGCCCTCGGGCGTCAATGCCGAAGCCGTTTCTGCAGATTTCACCCACGGCGTGTTGACCGTGACATTACCCAAGACCCCGGAAGCGAAACAGAAGGAACGCAAGGTGGCGGTGAAATCCGCCGCCTGA
- a CDS encoding Crp/Fnr family transcriptional regulator has protein sequence MIQTASGLAADVRWNGANARKPFAQCHGCELRGSQLCRVIQDERLFGTHPPVLRRFGRGKRIVGQGEASGFLGVIRRGYARRSVIKVSGNRILVGLAMPGDIVGGLAEREHDHDFEAATDVEICTYDSAAVKQQLEINPRLRRVMLREIDHQHHRTLGLLWHNGTLTSRERIIAFLVRAVAFMPTEPLPDGGLVLSMEIDRGDWADLTNTAVETISRTLRYLEEKGLVTSLTPYRFRIRDLDLLATIAGVEPPARRVGESNRSKRMENCFGALKSDDRMTAVNALARGAHRFNSVMKPVSVQKRGLARRRPEDVQEEVRD, from the coding sequence ATGATTCAAACTGCAAGTGGTTTGGCAGCAGATGTCCGCTGGAACGGTGCCAATGCCCGCAAACCTTTTGCCCAGTGTCACGGATGCGAGTTACGCGGGTCACAGCTCTGCCGCGTTATCCAGGATGAGCGTTTATTCGGCACGCATCCGCCAGTCCTTCGCCGCTTTGGTCGCGGAAAGCGGATCGTCGGGCAAGGCGAGGCCAGCGGCTTTCTCGGAGTGATCCGACGCGGATATGCACGACGGTCGGTGATAAAGGTGAGCGGCAATCGTATCCTGGTTGGACTGGCGATGCCCGGAGACATCGTTGGCGGGCTTGCCGAGCGAGAGCATGACCATGATTTCGAGGCCGCAACTGACGTCGAAATCTGCACTTACGACAGTGCGGCGGTCAAGCAGCAACTGGAAATCAACCCGCGCTTGCGGAGGGTGATGCTGCGAGAGATCGACCATCAGCATCATCGCACGCTAGGACTTCTCTGGCACAATGGCACCTTGACCAGCCGCGAGCGGATCATCGCCTTCCTCGTCAGGGCAGTCGCGTTCATGCCGACCGAGCCGCTCCCCGACGGAGGCCTTGTCCTGAGCATGGAAATCGACCGGGGCGACTGGGCGGACCTGACCAACACCGCCGTCGAGACGATCAGCCGGACGTTGCGATATCTCGAAGAAAAAGGTCTGGTCACCAGCCTTACACCCTACCGGTTCCGGATTCGCGATCTCGACTTGCTCGCGACCATTGCAGGTGTGGAACCGCCCGCTCGTCGCGTGGGCGAGAGTAACCGGTCAAAGCGGATGGAAAACTGCTTCGGCGCACTGAAATCTGACGACCGGATGACCGCCGTCAATGCACTGGCGCGCGGTGCACATAGATTCAACTCTGTCATGAAACCTGTGTCCGTGCAGAAGCGCGGCCTTGCCAGAAGGAGACCTGAGGATGTCCAAGAAGAAGTCCGAGATTGA
- a CDS encoding host attachment protein — protein MRHKTWALVSDGVRARILRDFEGGGSQDPIELVSKAKSTHLRDYLSDKAGRSFASGADGRRSAMAPGSDPILRDMHDFAQDTLSILEGHFRRGHLTRLAIFAAPKMLGVLRSEIPASLTRAVILERDLNLINLPEADLRDAVIRALEQER, from the coding sequence ATGCGTCACAAGACATGGGCTTTGGTGAGCGATGGCGTCCGAGCCCGCATTCTGCGGGATTTCGAAGGCGGCGGTTCGCAGGACCCGATAGAACTTGTCAGCAAAGCGAAATCGACCCATCTGCGCGATTATCTCTCTGACAAGGCGGGCCGCAGCTTCGCATCGGGCGCCGACGGGCGGCGCTCGGCGATGGCACCCGGATCCGACCCGATCCTGCGCGACATGCATGATTTCGCGCAGGACACCCTGAGCATTCTGGAAGGCCACTTTCGCAGGGGGCATCTGACCAGACTGGCGATTTTCGCAGCTCCAAAGATGCTGGGGGTCTTGCGCTCTGAAATACCTGCCTCGCTGACCAGGGCAGTGATCCTCGAACGCGATCTCAATCTCATCAACCTGCCCGAGGCGGATCTGCGCGACGCCGTGATCCGGGCGCTTGAACAGGAGCGATAG
- a CDS encoding Crp/Fnr family transcriptional regulator — MARKTREGPRLALAGQKVFSQIRPETRDALDAMCRVKSYRASQTVVHAQEKSNFICCVLSGILRIQKTLVDGREHIVGLLVEGDVFGRVFDGAAEFSIEAATDAEICAFPRAQFEALLTQSPDLERAVLLNITNELDRAREWLIIVSNQKIVGRIAGFLLLMCSRFHNIDHILQLSPEGIEVNIPISRADLAHLLGTRPESISRSLHSLSDQGVIDILEPNRILIRDTKALALAADVDEIEAIATLQDLLKNHRPER, encoded by the coding sequence ATGGCGAGAAAGACCCGCGAGGGGCCGCGCCTGGCTTTGGCTGGACAGAAGGTGTTTTCGCAGATTCGTCCGGAAACACGGGACGCGCTGGACGCGATGTGCCGCGTGAAAAGCTATCGCGCCAGCCAAACAGTCGTTCATGCGCAGGAGAAATCCAATTTCATATGCTGCGTTCTGTCGGGCATCTTGCGTATACAAAAGACACTGGTGGATGGGCGCGAGCATATTGTCGGGCTTCTTGTCGAGGGAGATGTGTTTGGCAGGGTTTTCGACGGCGCGGCAGAGTTTTCCATCGAGGCCGCGACAGACGCGGAAATTTGCGCGTTCCCCCGTGCCCAATTCGAGGCTCTGCTGACGCAATCGCCGGACCTTGAACGCGCTGTGCTGTTGAATATCACCAACGAATTGGACCGGGCGCGCGAGTGGTTGATCATTGTGTCAAACCAGAAGATCGTCGGCCGAATTGCCGGATTCCTGCTGCTGATGTGTTCGCGCTTTCACAATATCGACCATATTCTGCAACTGAGTCCGGAAGGCATCGAGGTCAATATACCGATCAGTCGGGCCGATCTGGCCCATCTGTTGGGCACACGGCCGGAATCAATCTCTCGCTCCCTGCATTCGCTTAGCGATCAGGGGGTTATCGACATTCTCGAGCCCAACCGCATCTTGATACGGGACACCAAAGCTTTGGCGTTGGCGGCCGACGTAGATGAAATCGAGGCGATCGCCACCCTCCAGGACCTTTTGAAGAACCATCGCCCCGAGCGCTGA
- a CDS encoding HPF/RaiA family ribosome-associated protein, which produces MQIEPIISYHNVDPSPAVENLVHRRIKVLERRDDSLTGCEVTMGAPQRKKRHGRVFKVRLNLHLPGPDVSISREIAQGSAQDDLILALNRAFTAAEKALKKRKKKMDGVEVKHHPPVLHGEIAELEPELGYGWVQADDGRRVYFQRDSLTSDDWKRLNKGTRLRFREMQGDKGAYAASVTIAN; this is translated from the coding sequence ATGCAGATTGAACCGATCATCTCCTATCACAATGTCGATCCCTCACCGGCGGTCGAAAATCTGGTGCACCGGCGCATCAAGGTGCTGGAACGACGCGACGACAGCCTCACCGGTTGCGAGGTGACGATGGGGGCGCCGCAGAGAAAGAAGCGGCACGGGCGCGTCTTCAAGGTTCGGCTCAACCTGCACTTGCCCGGCCCTGATGTGTCGATTTCACGGGAAATCGCCCAAGGCAGCGCGCAGGACGATTTGATCCTGGCCCTGAACCGTGCTTTCACCGCCGCCGAGAAAGCATTGAAGAAGCGCAAAAAGAAAATGGACGGCGTTGAGGTAAAGCATCATCCGCCGGTGCTTCACGGCGAAATCGCCGAACTGGAGCCCGAACTTGGATATGGCTGGGTCCAGGCCGATGATGGCCGCAGGGTATATTTCCAGCGCGACAGCCTGACCTCTGACGATTGGAAGCGTCTGAACAAGGGCACCCGGCTCAGGTTCCGCGAGATGCAGGGTGACAAGGGGGCCTACGCCGCGTCAGTGACGATCGCGAATTGA
- a CDS encoding CBS domain-containing protein produces the protein MEIVAAMHERADWASADTPVSEVAKMMQMNDVGAIPVAKDDKLIGMVTDRDIALRVVAKRRDPTKTTAEAIMTTGIVYCRTTESVEDAIHLMDQKKIRRLPVIDDDKRLVGMLSLGDISHAVSRELSGELLHAVADHHP, from the coding sequence ATGGAAATTGTTGCGGCAATGCACGAGCGGGCTGACTGGGCCAGTGCCGACACGCCCGTCAGCGAGGTGGCGAAGATGATGCAAATGAATGATGTTGGCGCGATTCCGGTCGCCAAGGATGACAAACTGATCGGCATGGTCACCGACCGTGATATCGCGCTTCGGGTGGTTGCCAAGCGACGCGATCCGACAAAGACGACCGCCGAGGCGATCATGACCACGGGCATCGTCTATTGCCGGACGACCGAATCGGTGGAAGACGCCATTCATCTCATGGACCAGAAGAAGATCCGCCGTCTTCCGGTTATTGACGATGACAAACGGCTCGTGGGCATGCTGAGCCTTGGCGACATTTCTCACGCGGTCAGCCGGGAATTATCCGGCGAACTCCTGCATGCCGTGGCGGATCACCATCCATGA
- a CDS encoding DUF2267 domain-containing protein, producing MTTTGIATLDHAPQVFAEWLNELSDDLGFPKPRAYVLLHETLHAIRDFLPVDEAADLAAQLPVLVRGVYFEGWNPSKTPAKRRNKSDLIERVSSRFQKEPLDDPDRAVAAVIDLLRRHVSWGEFEQVKHAMRKPVQELWE from the coding sequence ATGACCACAACCGGTATCGCCACGCTCGATCATGCTCCGCAGGTTTTTGCCGAATGGCTGAACGAACTCAGCGACGATCTGGGGTTTCCAAAGCCACGGGCATACGTGCTTCTGCACGAGACGTTACACGCCATTCGTGATTTTCTACCGGTTGATGAAGCCGCGGATCTGGCGGCGCAGCTTCCGGTGCTGGTGCGCGGCGTCTATTTCGAAGGCTGGAATCCTTCAAAAACTCCGGCCAAGCGACGCAACAAGAGTGACCTGATCGAGCGGGTTTCGTCGCGGTTTCAAAAGGAGCCGTTGGACGATCCGGATCGGGCCGTGGCGGCGGTCATCGACCTTTTGCGTCGGCATGTATCCTGGGGCGAATTCGAACAGGTCAAGCACGCCATGCGCAAACCCGTTCAGGAGCTTTGGGAATAG
- a CDS encoding phosphoribosyltransferase family protein: MFTHRRETGQRLLNRLGQLDPQNTVILALPRGGLPVADVIAQALGALLDAVLVRKVGVPGQPEFAVAAVTDGKTPKITVKEDVARIAQGSPQSTRPRQAHAAGSGHRDDDMQHVRARRAAQMMLHLAQMGALIRASRKRR, from the coding sequence ATGTTTACGCACCGACGCGAGACTGGTCAGAGACTGCTGAATCGACTTGGACAGCTTGATCCCCAAAACACAGTCATTCTGGCGCTGCCGCGCGGCGGGTTACCCGTTGCCGATGTGATCGCACAAGCGCTTGGCGCTCTGCTTGATGCCGTGTTGGTCCGCAAGGTCGGCGTTCCCGGGCAGCCGGAATTCGCGGTTGCAGCGGTGACCGATGGCAAGACCCCGAAAATCACCGTCAAGGAGGATGTGGCGCGGATCGCACAGGGTAGTCCACAATCAACACGGCCCCGGCAAGCCCACGCGGCAGGATCCGGGCACCGGGACGACGACATGCAGCACGTCCGCGCAAGGCGGGCTGCCCAGATGATGCTGCATCTCGCGCAGATGGGCGCGTTGATCCGAGCATCGCGCAAAAGACGATGA
- a CDS encoding universal stress protein yields the protein MGDKIVVATDGSDTGHRAVDFAAALSNKLGHSLCIVHVLMHGRPAKEFAKMAEVEGLAKPADDSGGTARMIAALGEHVAGSARQRAEEAGARDVTTRICVGDIADEILDVAEAETADILVMGRRGLGRVREVLLGSVSQKVLHHANCKVVIIP from the coding sequence ATGGGAGATAAAATCGTCGTAGCCACGGACGGCTCGGATACGGGACACCGCGCAGTCGACTTCGCGGCAGCACTGTCAAACAAGCTTGGTCATTCACTGTGCATTGTTCACGTGTTGATGCACGGGCGGCCCGCCAAGGAATTCGCGAAAATGGCAGAAGTCGAGGGGCTCGCCAAACCGGCCGACGACAGCGGGGGCACGGCCCGCATGATCGCGGCGCTTGGCGAACATGTGGCCGGGTCTGCCCGACAGCGGGCCGAGGAGGCCGGCGCGCGCGATGTGACGACCCGGATTTGCGTCGGTGATATCGCCGATGAAATCCTGGATGTGGCCGAGGCCGAAACGGCAGATATTCTGGTAATGGGCCGCCGGGGACTGGGCCGCGTGCGCGAAGTGCTGCTTGGCAGCGTATCACAAAAGGTACTGCACCACGCCAACTGTAAGGTGGTCATTATTCCCTGA
- a CDS encoding bifunctional aminoglycoside phosphotransferase/ATP-binding protein, whose amino-acid sequence MEQAETIKFLSSGRAFAADDPVEVIETHGAYVFLCGDTALKLKRAVKYDYMDLSTVALRKSLIARELELNQPAAPEIYRDMLPVTQSDTGVALNGDGPVVDWVLRMWRFPAENEFERIADRGALDDRLATAVGEAIADYHATAPVRRHPGRILIADILAELGRVFAGFPGAAGTARAAEWGKAAAARLATNGPLLDSRARDGHVRRAHGDLHLRNLVVIEGRPVLYDALEFDETLGTCDVFYDIAFLVMDLCHRNLRRQGCRVLDAWLRAARGNEDAGLATLPLFLSVRAAIRAMVLLQTDRARGQSGKSGEDVAAYLELACAALQPKAPRLIAVGGYSGSGKSVLARALASTLGALPGAALLSSDLERKAGLPAGTRLDPSAYAADRRDDVYRDLFARAATMLAAGHSVVLDATFVDPQLRAAAQNLAVRANLPFHGLWLAAPEHLLEGRLRSRQGDASDADIDVLKRQLTAWRGEMTWLHIDASGDPRSVLEQVKATVAVDMALDPSWV is encoded by the coding sequence ATGGAACAGGCCGAAACGATCAAATTCCTCTCCTCGGGCCGTGCGTTCGCCGCTGATGACCCCGTCGAGGTCATTGAGACTCATGGCGCCTATGTGTTTCTTTGCGGCGACACAGCCTTGAAGCTGAAACGTGCCGTCAAATACGACTACATGGATCTGAGCACGGTCGCGCTCCGAAAAAGCCTGATTGCCCGCGAACTGGAACTGAACCAACCGGCCGCCCCCGAGATTTACCGTGACATGTTACCGGTGACGCAAAGTGACACGGGGGTTGCTCTGAACGGCGACGGTCCGGTCGTCGATTGGGTTCTGCGGATGTGGCGCTTTCCGGCCGAAAACGAATTTGAGCGCATTGCCGACCGCGGCGCCCTCGACGACCGTCTTGCCACCGCTGTCGGGGAAGCGATCGCAGACTATCACGCGACAGCTCCGGTGAGACGGCACCCGGGCCGCATTCTAATCGCGGATATCCTGGCGGAGTTAGGGCGTGTCTTTGCCGGGTTCCCTGGTGCAGCGGGAACCGCCCGGGCGGCGGAATGGGGAAAGGCAGCGGCGGCGCGTCTCGCGACCAATGGGCCGCTTCTGGACAGCCGCGCCCGGGATGGTCATGTGCGCCGCGCCCACGGGGACCTCCACCTGCGCAACCTCGTCGTTATCGAAGGGAGGCCCGTGCTTTATGACGCCTTGGAGTTCGACGAAACGCTCGGAACCTGTGACGTGTTTTACGACATCGCCTTTCTCGTCATGGACCTGTGTCATCGCAATCTTCGCAGGCAGGGGTGCAGGGTGCTGGATGCCTGGCTGCGCGCGGCGCGCGGAAATGAGGATGCCGGACTGGCGACGCTGCCGTTGTTCTTGTCGGTTCGGGCCGCAATCCGCGCGATGGTGCTGTTGCAGACCGACCGGGCACGCGGGCAGTCGGGCAAATCGGGGGAGGACGTGGCAGCCTATCTGGAGCTTGCTTGCGCCGCCTTGCAGCCCAAGGCGCCGCGGTTGATCGCCGTTGGCGGATATTCGGGAAGTGGCAAGAGTGTTCTGGCCCGCGCATTGGCATCAACGTTGGGCGCACTGCCCGGGGCGGCCCTGCTCAGTTCGGACCTTGAACGAAAGGCCGGCTTGCCTGCCGGAACGCGGCTTGATCCCAGCGCCTATGCCGCGGACCGCCGCGACGATGTCTATCGTGATCTGTTCGCGCGCGCCGCGACAATGCTTGCCGCGGGTCATTCGGTTGTTCTTGACGCCACCTTCGTGGACCCGCAGCTGCGCGCCGCTGCCCAAAACCTGGCCGTGCGCGCAAACCTGCCCTTTCACGGTCTTTGGCTCGCCGCGCCCGAGCACCTTCTTGAGGGGCGCCTGCGGTCACGGCAGGGTGACGCCTCTGACGCGGATATCGACGTCCTGAAACGCCAACTGACCGCCTGGCGCGGGGAAATGACCTGGTTGCATATCGATGCGTCCGGTGACCCTCGATCAGTGCTCGAGCAGGTCAAGGCAACTGTTGCTGTGGATATGGCCCTTGATCCTTCTTGGGTCTAA
- a CDS encoding zinc-dependent alcohol dehydrogenase family protein → MRAMVLEKQNAPLVARELPDPVPGPGEVRLRVEACGVCRTDLHILDGDLSHPILPLIPGHEIVGRIDALGAGVDSLTLGQRAGVPWLGRTCGTCPHCRAHRENLCDTPAFTGYTRNGGYAELCVADAAYVFPLPDDADPVRLAPLLCAGLIGYRTLKRAGSADRIGLYGFGAAAHILCQLCVWQGKEVYAFTRPGDKSAQAFARRLGAVWAGTSDASPPEPLDAALIFAPVGALIPKALKAVRKGGCVVSGGIHMSDIPTFPYADLWHERVIRSVANLTRSDGDKFLPLALEAGIETETTAYHLEQANRALDDLRSGRVTGAAVLVP, encoded by the coding sequence ATGCGCGCGATGGTCTTGGAAAAGCAGAACGCCCCGCTGGTCGCCCGCGAGTTGCCCGACCCCGTCCCGGGGCCGGGCGAAGTGCGGCTCAGGGTAGAGGCCTGCGGCGTCTGCCGCACCGATTTGCATATTCTTGATGGCGACCTGTCCCATCCCATCCTTCCACTGATACCCGGGCACGAGATCGTCGGGCGTATCGACGCGCTTGGCGCGGGTGTGGACAGTCTGACACTGGGCCAACGGGCCGGTGTGCCTTGGCTGGGCCGCACATGCGGGACATGTCCGCATTGCCGCGCACATCGCGAGAACCTTTGCGACACGCCAGCATTCACGGGCTATACCCGAAACGGCGGCTATGCCGAACTATGCGTGGCAGACGCCGCATATGTCTTTCCTCTGCCCGACGATGCGGACCCGGTGCGGCTGGCACCACTGCTTTGCGCGGGGCTGATCGGATATCGCACGCTGAAGCGCGCTGGTTCCGCCGACCGCATCGGGCTTTACGGGTTCGGGGCGGCGGCGCATATCCTGTGCCAGCTCTGCGTCTGGCAAGGCAAAGAGGTCTATGCCTTCACCAGGCCCGGCGACAAGTCGGCGCAGGCCTTCGCCCGTCGTCTGGGCGCGGTCTGGGCAGGCACGTCTGACGCCAGCCCACCCGAACCGCTGGACGCAGCGCTGATTTTTGCGCCGGTCGGCGCGCTTATTCCAAAGGCACTGAAGGCGGTTCGCAAGGGCGGCTGTGTCGTGTCGGGCGGTATTCATATGAGTGATATCCCGACGTTCCCCTACGCCGATTTGTGGCATGAACGGGTCATCCGCTCGGTTGCGAACTTGACGCGCAGCGATGGTGACAAATTTCTGCCGCTGGCCCTCGAAGCCGGCATAGAGACCGAAACGACGGCCTATCACCTTGAACAGGCCAATCGCGCGCTGGATGACCTTCGCTCCGGGCGGGTCACCGGGGCCGCCGTTCTGGTTCCCTGA
- a CDS encoding cytochrome c, protein MIDNGPPRWRLIAVNAPRVFPEQGESGFSKPRRKDIMIYNCGHFAQAFSVLAVAAFSLSATPAISQETGRQEYMNYCSSCHGDTAKGDGEVAQFLSVNTPSLTSLSEQNDGEFPLLEVIQIIDGRSGLGPHGTLMPVWGDRYKEESIRTSGEYGAEVIVRGRILSLATYLQSIQE, encoded by the coding sequence GTGATCGACAACGGTCCGCCGCGCTGGAGATTGATAGCCGTCAATGCACCGAGGGTTTTCCCAGAGCAAGGTGAATCAGGATTTTCAAAACCAAGAAGGAAAGATATCATGATTTATAATTGTGGACATTTCGCGCAAGCTTTTTCAGTGCTTGCGGTTGCGGCGTTCTCTCTTTCGGCCACGCCCGCAATATCGCAGGAAACCGGGCGGCAGGAATACATGAACTATTGCTCGTCCTGCCATGGTGACACAGCCAAGGGTGACGGCGAAGTCGCTCAGTTTTTAAGCGTCAACACCCCTTCTCTGACCTCACTTTCCGAACAGAACGATGGTGAATTTCCGCTTCTCGAGGTCATCCAGATCATCGACGGACGGTCTGGTTTGGGTCCGCACGGCACGTTGATGCCGGTTTGGGGCGACCGCTACAAGGAAGAATCGATCCGCACGTCGGGGGAGTATGGCGCAGAAGTGATCGTGCGCGGGCGGATCCTGTCGCTTGCCACCTACCTGCAATCAATACAGGAATAG
- a CDS encoding acyl carrier protein, producing MTKDDIRTAFTEELLAIAPDINAATLGEDDHLQDDLELDSMDVLNLVTALHRRLNIDIPETDYPKIATLALAVSYLTDRVT from the coding sequence ATGACCAAAGATGACATTCGCACCGCTTTCACCGAAGAACTGCTCGCCATCGCCCCCGACATCAACGCCGCGACCCTGGGCGAGGACGATCACCTGCAGGACGATCTGGAACTCGACTCGATGGATGTCCTGAACCTGGTGACCGCGCTGCATCGAAGGCTGAATATCGACATCCCGGAAACGGATTATCCCAAGATCGCCACGCTGGCGCTTGCGGTGTCCTATCTGACCGATCGGGTGACGTGA
- a CDS encoding dihydrolipoamide acetyltransferase family protein encodes MGIFTMPSLGADMEAGTLVEWLVKPGDEVHRGDAVAVVETQKGAIEIECFDDGKVLELQADLGATLPVGAPLALILGPDEAAPAPKQPAAPTVAAKPETMPAPAIADRPKTAPHPVVADKPEARPDPAVTAPLPGGATPASPAARVRASELGIDLATITGSGPAGAVLLTDLEARKPVTATVQTASPMVEMRKAIASAMARSKQTIPHFYLSETIDVQPALDWMDARNADRAPSDRLLLGALFVRATALAAAKVPSVNGQFVDGSLRPADQVNVGVAVALRGGGLVAPALIDAGAMSIDKTMAGMRDLVSRARTGRLRSSEMTEGTITLSSLGETGAEAMAGVIFPPQVALIGLGAPKLRPWVVGGAVEPRTVVSLTLSVDHRVSDGRQAAHFIKEFQSLIASPETL; translated from the coding sequence ATGGGTATTTTCACCATGCCGTCACTCGGGGCCGACATGGAGGCGGGCACGCTGGTCGAGTGGCTGGTGAAACCGGGCGACGAGGTGCATCGAGGCGACGCAGTCGCGGTGGTCGAGACCCAGAAGGGCGCCATCGAAATCGAATGCTTCGACGACGGAAAAGTGCTGGAATTGCAGGCCGATCTTGGTGCGACCCTGCCCGTGGGCGCGCCGCTGGCGCTGATCCTTGGCCCCGACGAGGCCGCCCCCGCACCCAAGCAGCCCGCAGCGCCGACTGTTGCCGCCAAGCCCGAAACCATGCCCGCACCAGCCATTGCCGACAGGCCGAAAACCGCCCCCCATCCGGTGGTTGCCGACAAGCCCGAAGCCAGGCCTGACCCTGCGGTTACGGCCCCACTGCCCGGCGGTGCCACCCCTGCCTCGCCTGCCGCGCGCGTCCGTGCCAGTGAACTTGGGATCGACCTGGCAACGATCACAGGAAGCGGACCGGCGGGCGCGGTTCTGCTGACGGATCTGGAGGCGCGCAAACCGGTCACAGCGACGGTGCAGACCGCCTCGCCGATGGTCGAGATGCGCAAGGCCATCGCCTCGGCGATGGCGCGCTCCAAACAGACGATCCCGCATTTCTACCTGTCAGAGACCATCGATGTGCAGCCCGCCCTCGACTGGATGGACGCCCGGAACGCAGATCGGGCGCCCTCGGACCGGCTGCTCTTGGGTGCGCTGTTCGTGCGGGCCACGGCGCTGGCTGCGGCAAAGGTGCCTTCGGTGAACGGGCAATTCGTCGACGGCTCCCTGCGCCCAGCCGATCAGGTAAACGTCGGCGTCGCCGTGGCCTTGCGGGGCGGCGGTTTGGTCGCCCCGGCGTTGATCGACGCGGGCGCGATGTCGATCGACAAGACGATGGCGGGTATGCGCGATCTGGTTTCCCGCGCGCGGACGGGGCGGCTCCGATCCTCGGAAATGACCGAAGGTACGATCACGCTTTCCAGCCTGGGCGAAACCGGGGCCGAGGCGATGGCCGGCGTGATCTTTCCGCCGCAGGTCGCGCTGATCGGCCTGGGGGCGCCCAAGCTGCGCCCATGGGTCGTGGGCGGCGCGGTCGAGCCACGGACCGTTGTTTCATTGACCCTGTCGGTCGATCACCGCGTGAGCGACGGTCGACAGGCGGCTCACTTTATCAAAGAGTTCCAATCCCTCATCGCTTCGCCGGAGACACTATGA